The Hevea brasiliensis isolate MT/VB/25A 57/8 chromosome 9, ASM3005281v1, whole genome shotgun sequence nucleotide sequence ACaaacaaataatttttaaaataaaaaaaaaaattgctcaaCAAGTTggaaaacaaaaatttaattatagcTTTCACTATACCAATATCATACTAATTCtaacaataatattaaattaatcaacCCACAAACAATATCCAAATACAAAGATAAAAAAATTGCCATATTTAAATTAAGGTAACCAATATTGAAGAAATAATTattatctaaaattaaaaaaagagaaaaaataaacATATCTTAAGAATTGAAGAGATGGGGCAGAAATAAGTGTTTGAGAATagtaaatgaataaaaaatgagCAATGGATTAACGAGAGTTCAAatgagttttaaaaataatataaataaagagAAAATGAGTGTAAAGAGTCATCTTTTGAGTATAAGTTTActctttattaataatatttgagccaaaagttataaaaaaaaataaaattacgtttctttatttggagttagtaaatattgataaaatattttttaaataaataaataaataaatatcttattattattaataaactttaagataattttgtcaaaaaattaaaaaagtatacacaattattaattatttaaaacgacatattatttgtttataaatataagtattattttatataaattaaataaaatattattatttaatatttcataTTTAACATAATTTTATAAATCACCTCACAATATTTTCAtaaaatgatataattttttataaaataattaattagaaaaaattaatttaacaaaaaaaagtaaaataaatatattatattttttaataatatgatataaatattaattataaattaaattaaataaactgTTATGATCTATAATTTTTCACAATGATTGAGTTATCTGTTAACTTTAATGGGTGGCCTACTAAAATAAATAAACTTAATtttgtatttataattttttaatcatttttatcacGTGCGATTATCTATAAAATAAAGTAACCATGGAATTTGCACTTTAATAAAGTTGGCTGCTTTTCTCCGCAAAATCCGCGATTTGGTTATCAATTATTGGGCAAGTAGTGGATTTTTGACAATGTCACTGGTTACTAGCATTTGCTTATAAATAAAAAtggaattatttttttaataaacaacGGTATAAGGCGAGGACATCGGCTATgacagacaagaaaaggaaaaggCAATTTAATGTAAAAGGCAATGTATGTGCTAATTTATTAGGTCACGTGGCAATCTAATCCTTCTAATTTTAGATGAATTAttagttttaaaaatttattttaattttatttaaaattaaaattaaaattaacgaaAACATGTCTCTATATGACATcacatataatattttattttaaatatatgaatttcatataatacattataaataattaaaaaatactatctttcttctcttttttttttttatcttttttattttttttatattgtatatcataaataattaaaaatgttatatcagctttaaaaaattaaaaaatcagcTCATTGAAAAGATCTATGAGgctattatattaaataaattaaaaattttatattataaattaaaatttagatattttattattataaactttTAAGTTGAGGTATTGATTACGTGTggcttacattttttttttttttttttttgagaaagtCTTGTTGATTCTAAACTCCTTTTAAAGTTCTATGGTTTTTGCCTCACCAATACAATCCCAATTATTGTAGCATCCATATATAAAAATATGCATCTTTTAGACACTGATTGGTGGTATACCAAAAGCAAATTTATGACATTCTCAAGCATACGCTCACATATGGTTCTTAAAACACCAAAACTACATATAGAAAAACCAATCACAAAACATAGATTGATGAGGCAAAAACCATGGTTGGCTGCTTACGCAGCAAATTGTACCTTTGGTAGGTTACCTTCCCAAATCATTAGGGGGGGAACCCAAGAAACAGGGTCCTACCATTGGAAAATTAGATTGGACTGTCAAGTCCTATTTGATCCCAGAAGCAGAAGAAGCATTGAGAGATGCAGTGTGTGGCTTCTTGGAATCTCCATTCACAACTACTTGTGATAAACCCAACTCGGCTTTCCCTTCCCTTGCTGCTATTTCCCTCTTTGTAGATTTGTAGTACACCGCATACAGTGCCAGTTGCGCCAATGCAAGTAGCGAACCCAACCCGTTAGGAATCTAACAAATACACACACAAAAACTCAGGCTTATCTTAATATAAAAAAGAATGAAATTAAATGTACAACTATTATATTCTTGACCTTATAtaagaataaatttaataattattaaattaaatatttatattcatatgctcattatacatattttaattaattctgtataaatcttaataaaaattttaatataatggtTATAAAATTCTTGTTGTTAATCTTATATTAGATacattttgtaattaattctTCATTTATTTTGCAGaaattattttcttgaaaaatattttttacattttttatatTTGGACACTCAAAAAATGGTCGATAGAAAACATTTTCCTGgttaaagagaaaattaaataatttaaaaaaaataatttcatttttataatcttattaaaatgtgaaaacacTTATATACACATTATATAAACACATATCATTAGTTTAATtataactaaaaaataaaaaaatattttcatggaaaacattttttttgaaaataattttcataaaatatatttttcatatattatttttcttgaagcctatatatatatatatatagagagagagagagagagagagagagagagagagagatgcaaTTACAAGGATGAATGGATCGAAAAGGATGAGAGCATAAGTAGACCAGGTAAGACTATTGGCAAAGGAAGCAAGAGATAGGAAGAATGGCATATACTCCACACTATTTGTTGTAATTACAAGCTTCTGCATTGcaaatgggaaaaaaaaaatcaacatatcttaattaaataaattatttacccCACAAGGTAATATAATATCTTAACATTATAATCTTGCCATTTATAGGAGGGAACAATTAAGTGCAAAGCCATAAATACATGACCAAATACTTAGAATCAAGTGCATGGGCCATGCATTAAATCAAGTACCTATATACTGCAGATATTATATGAAACCATAACACCATTTAAAGATAATCGATTAATATACTAGTAGTTTAATAATTAATTGTCTGTTTTATAAAGTAAGAAATTAGATACAACATAAATAGTCAGTGATATTCATACACTCATTTTGCATTCATAATAAATTAGATCTAAATAAATTTTTCCTATAAAAATCTTTAcgctattaaaataaaaaattagctaAAATTTATTACGTTATGATCATACCTCATAATTGAACAAGGGGAAGAACCTAAAATAGTCAAGAAAGTGAAGAACAAACAGTGGCCATTTGTTAACTAGACTAATTACTAAGTTAGAAGACTAACCATGACTGATAATGGGGAGGCATACATCATGATGTTAAAGCATATGCAGATAAACCCCACAATGATAGACCTTTTCTTGGTGGTGTGGGCTAAAGTTAGGACCAGAATGGCAAGGCCAGCGATGAAAATAAGCTCAACAAGCACTATTAGCAGCACTTTAACCCTCTTTTTCTTGTCTGAGTAGATGATGAAAAGGATAATGTAGAGAATTTCAATGGCTGTCCCTGATCCATTTATGGTTATAACCAATAAGCTTTTAGGGTGCACCATGGGCAGCCCATACAGCACCCATACCATGCAATTCAATAAGGTGGCAAGGTAAGGGGTTGGGGAATATTGCTCCACTGCCCTTTTCTTCCATATATGAACAAAAGTTGGCCTGCGAAAATCATAAAAACACAAGAATTATATCCTTTTTATGAAGAATATATAGCAAATCTCTAGTTATGGCATTCTTGTTATCAAATGGGTTCAacccaaaaattttataaattaagctGAAATATGGGTTGCTTTTGTTTTCTTGACCCCTTTATTATCCTTGTTTCTTCTTATAGCATTTCCTTTATGTatactctgtgtgtgtgtgtttctTTTTCTATCACCAAATGAAATTAACCGTCACCCAAAGCTTACACTGGTGATAAGAACAAGAAGAGTGAGATGATGTTTCCTGCAAATAAGCAACCAGGGCAATATGAGAGAAACttgaaaatcaaaataaaaaattatggaGGCTCAAGAAACCAAAAACATAATTTTAATTTGTATCAATGTCTATATATAtagttgcaaaaaaaaaaataagaataaaaaataaaattaaaacccaCCTAGGATACCAACCACGTTTCTAGCAGTATCTGAAGAAACCATAGCTATGAGAAGATACAAAGAGAGGAGAAAGCCAAAGAAAAAGAATTTGCTTAGTTTGAAAATTTTATTCTGCAGAAAGATAAGAGATATGAGACTCGTATATAAAGAGAAGGGGTCCAATCATTAGCATATcaatcatttatatatatatatatatatatatatatatattaacatagtttttaaaattaaataataattaagaaTAATTGGTTTTTGGATTCTAttaccaataataataataataatttttgaaaataaagatgagatggaataaaatttaagaaaaacaaaaattatagGCTGTTATATATGGTCTTATTCAGTGGACCGCCAATCAAAAATAAAGAGATTGCCATGAGCTTATCTTTGGCAAGTAGAAAACAATTGAAGTTGTAACTTGCACGACTTGCAAAAGCCAATCAAAATTGTAATAACACATGGGAAGTTTTGTCTTCATGGTGAGAGAGATGACTATTGGCACTGCATTCAAGAtttttcaaaaccctagctagctCATGTTTCAGAAATTAACTGATACCCTTTTCTGCAATTTTCAGATAATGGCCTATTGAGAATTCAAGTGCCAGTTTGTCCTACTTTGTGAAAGCTTCAATCAGTGTCGGTTTAGTTTCCTGATGCTATTTTGGGGTCAGCCCTTGAATTTAAGAAGAGCCTAGACAACTTCCATTTAATTGAAAGTGTTGTTGAATATGCAAATTTTGGAAAGGCTAGCTAATTCTTGAATTTTAATCTTTACATGGGCCATTCATTAATTTCCCTTCCCACTtcatgaattaaataaaaaaaattgaaaatgaaaaaaaaattaaaaataattttaggatTTGAAAATTTGGTAATTGTGAGCAGAGTGCAGGTAGATCATGGTTGGAATGTGAGATGGGCAATGCATTTAGTGTTGGATATCAAATTATTATCTGATCCTTTAAAACAGATTTTGTTTCCAGCATTAGTTTCACAATCTATGTAAGTGGACGTACttcgtatatatatataaaattaactttttattagGATTCAATTCAATATCTCACAGCTATAAAAAAGACTTTAGTAATAATAAGCAAAAGCTGATTGATTATTTTAGATttcttatttatataataaaatcttGTACGTTATTATATGgtattttatctatttaattaagAAAGGAAATAGACGTTGGAGCACTACTCTTTTCCAATTGTAACAACAAAATCACGTACTTGTAGCAATTCCAATCCTTTCAAAAATGGCAAAACCCATtggtataatattattaaaaaaatattattagtaattaattttataattgatttataattttaatttttttaatatactatttttaaaaatttaataactaattcaagaattaattattaaattgattATTATTAGTAATCGATTTATAATTAATTGTTAACCGATATTAAAAAAATCTTGAATATACAATTAGTAATCGATTTGTGAATCGTTTACTAACAGTAATTGATTTTTGTAATCGAATGAAATTAATTGCTATATGTAACGGATTTTGCAATTAATAAGGAATGGCTTGCAAAATTCCCTTCCCTCCCCCAAATTCCTgtctaatttttttgttttttttttatttacaattgaTTGAAGTTGGTTACTATTagcaattgattttgttgaattgtaaaatttttccttcaaaaattctcccctacttttaaaaaaaaaaatagcaaccaATTATTAATTGTTTATTCACTTATATAAACCACTactcattttttttctcttttctcttattttcttcactatctttttatttctcatttatcattttttccatttttaatCTATTTTCCTCATCATCTTTAtctttctcatttattttcttcttattcatcatctttttctttctaatttttcttttttatctttttctttctattttttttcttcatcaactttttctttctcatttatttacttctttatcatctttttcttCCTCATTTGTcttctccattttctttttctttcttatctttttatttaatttattttttattataatttattttctttcatatttTTTTTGTTAGTTATTACTAATTAATTTGTTCTTAATTTTTGGTTATAATATATGCTTTATTTTTTTACTAACttgtcttataaatatattttaatacttaatttttttttattattttgattaaaaattattattagtaatttttttctataatatttttacattaattttttagtactaatttttcattaataaattattattttagtaatttttagaataaattttcattaataaattattattttaataatttttagaataatttatttatgagaatttttatttattatttagaaatttaatttttttaattagcaACTGACAATTGGTTGCTAAATTGGTTATAAATAACAGCTGATTTATAAAGTAGTTGTAAAATTATCAAATCAAAGGCACCAATTTTTTTCAAccaattttggttactaaattgttTGCCAGTAGTAATcggtaattttaataaaaaattattttttttaaatttgattattttagCAACGGAATTGATTTTTAATTGCTATTTGCAATCGATTTTTAATGCTAAATCGGTTGCTAAATAGCAATCGATTTATCAGTCAATTGCTCATCGATTAAGAAATAATCTCATTTTAAATTGGTTGCTAAATCGATTAGTAATCAATTTTAATGGATGAGCAACCAATTTGATTGATTgctattccttttattttttaGTGAATGTAATTGAATATAAGTAACCAGAAAAGTGTAATGTTTCTGTTTTCTTTAGAAAAATTTAGCTATAAATGATTTGTTAATAGgtctaagaattttttttttctttgtcaaAGGACAAGTAAGATTCACCGTGACATGTATAGTATAATATATGATATTGTGGACTAGTGGTCCAATGTACACATATAACAAGATTTATACAAATTATATCTATATCCAGCAACTAGAGCAAGTATCTCAATTCATTTTTGCATTCTTGTAGATTAAAGAAAATTACAAAACAGAAAAATAGAACAAACATAAGAAAATAGGGCGAATTATAGCATATTTCAAGTGCACTaaaaaatatgataaattatatagTGCTCTAGGTATATGAGTACCATTATTCACAAAGGGGTTGGTCCTATACTCTTAAATTTAAGGTAAAACTCTTAAATAGTGTACTGTGTGTATCGAATAATTTGCCAATAAATATGATGTACCTTACACTCTTAAAATCCCAATTATTTCTTAAAATATGGAGTGTGAATCTCATATACATGTGAGAGAAGGAGTATGTGCTCCACGTGCATGAAATAATTTCTCAGAAAATAGAGAAATATTAAAAACTCTGAATGCGTACAATCGAAATAAGAAATCGTGCACCTCTAGAATTATACGAGAGTATATTCAATTTCGATGATGATAAGATGACGTGAGAACACTTTGACCATAATAAAAATAAGAAGCTAATCCTTCAGACTATGTAATCCTAGGAGGATTGGTTGCAGATGGGGTGATAACTTGTAGTCATAGAGGCACATCCTGTGCTATTTTttggttctaatatccaataatctgCAGATTAATTGGTTGCTGGAACAACGACAGTCTTGGACTTGCAACAGAAAAGCAGTACATACAGCTAAGCTGGAATTTCAACGAtggaaatttttctttaattatcaAATATTAAAAAAGCGTATAATTTAAGTTTGTCAGTGGAGGTGAAATTATTCTTATAATTAATATCAGGCATGCTTgtgaatttaatttcaaaatggtTGAACTTATACCAATATTTGCTGATAAATTAAAAGAATGTTCTTTAATTTTGCTGTTGATAGTCGTTATTGCAGCATGAGCAATCctcttttcattttcattttctaaATGGGCATGTCACCATTGCACTAAAGTTCCCAAGTTGCTCACGTTTCTCTTCCTTTTTACCTTTTTCAAAAGACAcccaaatataaaatatgatccctCAGCCTCCCACGTGATGATATCCTCATTGATCAATTGAATTaagaggcttttttttttttttttttactaaattcaGTAATGCAAGTCGCATTTGTTCTCTAGGGACCCTTTTATGCAAACCAGTGCTGCTATTACTTCCCTCTTACGAAAACATTAACCAACGCAACATTTAAATTTAGGGACCGATtacattaaaaaattaaagagaagcATAACATTTAAATATATATGTCTTTTTGTGGGTTCTTTATatacaatttaattctttttaaaatttatttatattagttAAAAGGAggctaaaaaatataaattattaatttttattttagctgcaccaaataaaaaaaaatttaagtttttaaaatataattttttttatttaattggatcaataaataaatattgtccttctaaatttttactaaataatttttttttagagcCAAATGTAATAATCTATTAGAAGTATGTTTACATTTAACCTACACCCaattaaaaaaactaaaattttaagaaCGGTGGCCTCTGCTAGCCCCTTGGTCCATCGTTGACATTAACTAGAGATAGTAATGTAGCCCTATCGGGAAAACCAATTGCAATAAGCTTTCAAATTTCTAGCACACAAAGGTATCCCGTCTGTCTAATGAGTCACATACTCACATTCTGAGATCCCCCTTCTCTTCACTTTGGACACAGTTACTTAAAAGAAAGTGGAGCTGACTCACGAGTACTACACTGGAGGCTGAGTTGTAGTGGTTTGCTTTCTTCAAACacaagaaattcaagttttgaggTAAAGGTCTCACTTGCCAACTGACCTTTCAGTGGGCTGTTAACTAAAGTTCAAGTTTCTTATTCTTTCTTGTTTTTTCTTCTTAATTTGGGAATGGTTATCTATACAGAGCTTAACTTGTTTTCTCTGAAAGAAGGacccttttttctttttattctccATAGCACATTGGAATTTATACAACCTTATGTATTCGTTTATAATCATTGGTGATAAACTGGTTTGGTAAGGGAACAATCAGAGTATGAAGAAGATGTTGGTTGTTACAGTCTGCCCAAATCATGAATACTGCAGAATGTTATCATTTCTATATTGAAGACAAAAGTGGTTCAGGAAATGAAGATCTCAAGCAAGCATAACGGTCGAATAAGAATCCTTTTATTGTGTTTcactataagaaattaaaaaaatagcgaCGAAAATTACCGACAAAATTTGCTTATATTTCGTAGGTAATTAGGATTACTAACGAATTACCGACGAAATTTTTTTCGTCCACAAATTCATGCGTAGGTAATTTTCACCGACGAAATAACTTTCGTAAGTAATTTTACCGACAACAAATTTCGTAGCTAAATTAAGAATTTTTCGTAGGTAATTTTGTGGGAGGGTAGTAGGCTTAAAAAAGAATTACCAACCATTTACAGACTAAACTTTTTTCCCTAATTACCGATAAAAAATATATGGTAGGTAATTTTACCTACCACTTTATTTCGTAGGTaaattttttaatgatttttttaaatatttacctATTGCTCTATTTCGTCGGtaagtttttaatattttttaaaaaatatttacctACCAAATAGTTTTGGTtggtaattttttattaataattttaataatttttacctACCATTTTgttttgttggtaaaattttttcaaacttttttaaaataattttgcacattaaattgtaattattaatggcttaaaaataaataatgcatAACAaatgcaaataataataataataatatccaataatattattaataataatactcCATACatgttataaaa carries:
- the LOC110647775 gene encoding bidirectional sugar transporter SWEET4 → MVSSDTARNVVGILGNIISLFLFLSPVPTFVHIWKKRAVEQYSPTPYLATLLNCMVWVLYGLPMVHPKSLLVITINGSGTAIEILYIILFIIYSDKKKRVKVLLIVLVELIFIAGLAILVLTLAHTTKKRSIIVGFICICFNIMMYASPLSVMKLVITTNSVEYMPFFLSLASFANSLTWSTYALILFDPFILIPNGLGSLLALAQLALYAVYYKSTKREIAAREGKAELGLSQVVVNGDSKKPHTASLNASSASGIK